AAGATACAAGCCTTCAAAAAATTCAAGTATAAAGCTTCTAGATTGGTATTGCACCTTCCTCATGTATCTTTATGCAAACACGATGAAAAAATACTCACCAGGTTTATTTGAAGCCTGTTGACCAAGAGAAGCATTTCCCCAGCCAGAGGTGCCTGCTGCATCACTGATGGGTTCTCCCCAGCTAGTACCAGTATCCATGGGTTTACCCCACGCTGAAGTTCCATTATCTACAGTAGTGGCTGGAGTAGAAGGCTCTCCCCAACCTTTTTAAAGCAGTACAAGTTACTGACATGTTTCTGAACAGGATTTAAAAGAATCAAGTAATTTGCTTTTTCTAGACTCCTAACATACAATAAAAGGCCTGTTAATACAACTTATATTTTCCATCAAGGTAAATATTGCAACTGCAATCTGTTCCAtacaaaaaatgtcaaaaatacaAGTTCCATCTGTAAAGAATTACATTTTGATTATACAGATTTCTAAGATGTTAAGTTCCTAAGAACTACTCTTTAAATTTAAGCTATTCTTCACAGTTGAAAAAGAGGCAGAGCACAAAATACTTCACATAACATGCAGAAACTCATCAACAATTATCATTAATCACTGCCTCCAAATCTACAAGATCGGAAAGCCTGATCTTGAGTCTAAAGCTGCATTAGCACTTTATTTGTACTGATAATGATACTTactttctgaaggaaaatattcttaAGGAATattctctttatatatatataaaacctcaTTGCCACCTTCCACTTTCTACTTTTAAACTAAGATATTGTTATGTGATGTAAGAACAGAAAAACTGTTTTACAATTAATCAAAAGCATAAATTTGCGTAAAATCAAGTCTTACCAGAACCAGAACTGCTCTCCTTGCTAGACATGGCACTTGAAGACAGTAGCTGCTGATGTACCTGTGCTTGCTGGTCTGAACTGCTGCTACTGTTTGGGACATTTTTATTCCACATATTCACATTTTTGTAGTTGTATTTGCTTGGGTCACCCCAAGCAGAAGTTCCATCATCAATTTCCATTTTACGGCGTATTGATTCGGGGGATGGCTCCTCCCAGCCGGTGGGTTCTTCCTCCTTTGCTGGTGTTGGCATTGGTCCTCCCAACCAGCCTGACCCTGGTGGTTTACTGGTGGCAGATGGTGCTCCCCAAGATCCAACATCTTGTTTGTTCCATTCTGGAGAGTTGATTGGCTTTGATGAATCCCCCCAGCCTTGAGGCTGATTGGATTTAGGAGGGTCTCCCCAGCCCTGATTCTGATTAGACTTTGCAGGCTCATCCCATCCTGACGAATTATTTGGGTTTGTACTACTGCCTCCCCAAGTAACAGAATTTGATTTACCTGGCTCATTCCAGCCAGATACTGATCTGTCACTGTCGCTACCTCCTGAACTGGATTTCTTGGCCTCACCCCAATGGTTATTTCTTGAATTTTCTCCCCAGCTCTCACTGGCAGAAACTGCCCAACCCTGGCTGGCCTTTTGTCCATCTGCCCATCCCTGTTTGATTTTCTGTGCATCATTCCAAGATGACTTTTCCTCTTTGCCACTTCCCCATGATTGATTGCTCTTGACCATTACTGTAGCAGCAGAATCCTCTTCCCACCCCCCTTGGCTGTTTGACCCTTTGGAGTCTCCCCACCTTGTAGCAGACTTTGGATCTCCCCACCCTGATACAGATGAGGTATCATTATTAATAGGGCTAGGTCTATCCACACATCCCCCTGAGCTGGAAGTCTGTGTCACAGAGCCTCCCCAGGCCTCTGTCCCATTGTCAGTTTTTCTTTCACCTCTTGGTGATGTTTCGGTATCCCAGGCAGTGTTCTGTTTGATTGGAGTCTGTCCCCAACCAGAGTTGGAAAGGACACGTGGATCTAAGTCAGTTCTGTTCACTATACTTTGGAGTAATGCATGCTGGTCAACTTTTCTTCTCTCTCGAGTCTGTCCTTCCGTAGTTGCTCTATCTTCATGGCATCCAGTGCTCTCCGTACTACCTTCACTGTCCCCCGTACCTGTTTTGGCCCATGCGCTGTTCTGCTCAGTTATCTGAGATGCAGCAGAACTCTGGCTGTTAAGGTCATCCTCTTCAGTAGATTTCCATCCGTTTGTAAACTTCCTACTATTTCCATTTACACTTTCATTGGAATGCTGATTACTAGGCAGTTTACTCCATTCCCCATTTGAAATGTTAGTGCCAGTGTTTTGTGCAGGGTTGCCCCATCCTCTTCTACTTCCGCCAGCACTTGCACCATTTCCACTTCCCCATGGCATATTCTGGGAGTTGACTGTCCCTGCCTCCCATACCCCTCCTCCTTTATTCCCATTGATTTGAAAGTTAGTGCTGCCAGGCCCACTAATGCCTGGCTGCATTAGAGTTGCATTCACAGTGTCACCATTAGCTTGGCTGTTTGGGCCTGAACATTTGTCTCCAGAGTAATTAGAACCATAGGCACCCCATGTAGTACCGTAAGATCCACCACTTTTCACCTCACCATTGCTAAGATGAGAAATGGAAGTGCCATTCGTAACTGGAGAGGCCTGAATCTGAGAATGATTCATTGTGCTCACACGCCAGGCCCCATGCCCTGTATTATTAGGCAGTTCGTTAATCTGCACTGAACCAGCAGAGTTTGGTAAACTAGAGGTCATAAAGTTAGTAGTGTTATTTGGTCCATTCATTTCAGTGTTAAGGTTTTGAGGTTGCCCACTGAATGAAACCTTCCTTGTACCATTTACTTCAGAATCACAATTTTCCTGAAGGCTTCCCCAGGAACCATGGGCTGAACCACCCACTTTAGAGTTAATACTCTGATTATTAGATATCTGACCTATGGTACTGCACTGAATATTTGTGCCAGAATTACCACTCCCTACAGACCCTTTCAGGGCATGTCCATTGTTCTCCAATACAGGCCAGGCACCATGGTTGCCATTTGAATTCAAAGTGCTTGGATTTAACCCTCCATTTGATGAAGAGTTTATGGTGCCCCAAGCATTCATTCTATTGTTGCTACTTTCAGATTTGCTGTCAGGAGCATCCACAGAAACTTGACATGTGCTTATCAGGGTTCCATGGGATAAACCCCACGGCCCATTAATACTTCCATTACCCACATTATTGCTGTTGCTACCAACCACAAACTTATTTTGAGAACCATGTCCAATGCCATTTCGAATGCCATCACTTTCACCACCTGTGCTCCCTGAAGCCATTATAACGAGGTTTCTCTCTGACCCAGAGCTAGAGGCAGAGTCAGTGTCCATACATTCTGATGTCAACTCTGGGTCACTGCCAGTGATTGATGGCCATGCTTCTTTGTCAGAGCCGTCTACAATAACTTTATCCCAGTTTGTGCTGGAGTCACTATTTGAAGAGACTGGTCCCCAGTGAGAATTTTCATAATGGGATCCTAGACCACTGTGGTTCAGATctaaagagaggaagaaaagtccCAGAGCATTATTATAAATTCAGTATTATTACTTCATTAAACAGAAGAGAgataaaagtataaaaatacTAAGTCAAGAattattttgcacattttaacatGACAGTCAGAAGTTATGAAAAAAGCTTTACAGTACAGCTGTTCAAAACAATTCCCCATGCATTACTTAGAACACTTCTCACTAGCATGCGAAGTTGCACTTTTACATGAAGCATGAAGAAACACATCTAAAAGGCACAGTTCGTTCTTACCagagaaatggcattaaaaagaaaatatatcgccatatgcaaaatattttatgaaaaaactTGCACATTAAAAACTACAACAGTATACAAAAATCAAAGAGATTCTGAAAGTTAGAAATCTAAACAGGATATTAAACTGACCCAGTAGTAGCAATTGCTACGTGACAACAGccagagaaacaaagaaacatcATTCAAAGACActatgtaagatttttttttaagtacaagattatttaagatattttcttttatacaacaaccatcacacacacaaaaatcacaaGGCCAATCTTAAGAAACCTCTGTTTCAGCAGTACAGATTAAGTGCAATGGCTGAACTGGTAATTCTTACTTTCATTTACACAAGAACTACCATActaccatttctttttcaataaataaGCTGATCATGTGCAGAACTCCGGAAGAAATGCATCACAATTCGCTTATAAACTTTTCATAGTTAAGTATATGCACTGTGAAGTATTTGCTACAAAATAAATGCTGTcaatttttgttctttgaaatgCAGGAGTTCTGTGATTCAAGTCCATTTATTATTTGAGTTAGTACAGTACTTTAAAATACCCAAGTTTTACCATATTATGCTGTCTTGTGCTCCTTAAGCCTTACTATAGAGACCTAAATTTTCCACCCCTACCAAATTGTTAAATCAAACATAGTCAGACAGATGCACCAGAGGACAAAGCTATAAAAGCATGAAGCACGTGACAAATAGTAATAAAGTCAACAACTACTCACTTCTAACAGAAGTCAAGAACAGAGTCTGTCAGTGGAGTTTTTTTTACTTAATATTTGCCTGAACTGAAAGAATAACTGTACTGTACATGCTTAGTTGCTGTGTAGTTAGCGAGCCATGCTTCTCCACCcattaaaacattcatttttttaaaaaaagaaaaatagtctaCTTTTCCTATAACAAGTACTTTTTTGCCTTTACTTCGAATATTCAAAATGCATATACctgaagataaaaggaaaaaagtttctgAAGTTCCTGCTCATTCTTAATGGATTTTTACAGCATATGCAATCGTGCCTTACATCTGACTAGTAAAAGATGGTCATTTTGATGGAATGCCTTTATGAAATTTCACCTACAGACAGAGCCAATAGTAGTGCAAGATAGAATTATTAATCCTCCATTTGTCTCAAAAGctgttttaaagacatttaggGGCTggctacttttaaaatattacaccAATTTATGAGCTTCTCATGTTtccaagaaatacattttaatggtGAAGCCTGAAAGGAAGCTGCTACTCTTGCCAGTTTCTCCCTTCTGCTACAAGGGACGCCAGTTCTGCACGTCAGTTGAAGTCCCAAGCCCTGATCCCCACCAATCCCTAAGGCACAGCTCAGTAACAGGTAACCAAGTCGcaactgttttattaaaaatgttattcaaattGCCAGCTACTTAGCAGAAGTTAAACAGTACACAAGATAGGACCTTTGGCAATAGCCCAGCTCTCAAACAAAGAAAGTATCTAGAGATATCTAGAGATAATTTGGCAGGAGCCTGTTCTTAGTGTTCTGAATCAACAACAAAAAGAGCTGATATGGTATATTGTGTAAACACGACTGACGGACCAATCTGAAGGAAAGCATAGCTgctgtagatttaaaaaaagacctTGCTTCTGTCTTTCAAAAGGAGTTTGAGAACACCATGAGAAGCAGAGAACCCAGGAAAATCAACATTATTTGTCCTAGAGCtgcttaaagaaggaaaaaaaaaaaaaaaaaaagaaagtctagcCAAAGGCTATACCCTATACCTCAAAGACTACATAGCCTGAAGTAACACAGAACAAGAATTACCCAACCCTCGCACCCCATCCAGGATGATGGAAGGTTAAGAGAGTCAAGACAATCAGTTAAGTTTCAGATGACAGGTAAAACACAAGAAACAAGGATGCTGGCAGAGGATGTTGGAAGAAGGAACTGTGGCAGTAAAGATCTGCAGTAGGTAGAAATAGGGCTGCAGTGATTAGAAGCACTTGGCAGCTCCACAGTCTGTTAGAACAGAACAGAATCACACGGCATCCTCGGGAAAACAGGGAGACAGTCATTCAGGTGAACATAACCTGGAATCAGCCTATTAATgtgccactggaaaaaaaaagatctatagTATCTCAGCAATGGTCCTACAAACCCTCAGATTTCAAATTTTGTGctgatattttataaaacaacATTCAACCTATATTAAAGAACAATCAAATTTGAGAGTTGTTTGCACCCCGCCATGAAGTCAACAGCATCAAAAGCTGTCCTAATAAAACAAAGTCTTCATTACATAACCATCATCCCAATAACACGAtcaattttaaaaacagcatgaaataATACATGTGGGCAACCAGACTGCCTGAATTCAATgtgaaggaagagagacagattATGACTACAGGCCAGAGTGAAACTGTAAACCCTAGTTTGCACAGTAGTAGAATACATAAAAAGCAAGACTGTATTTGATTAAAATTCTATTATGATAATTTAGATACACAGTTTGTAACAAGCACAATATATCAACACGGTATAATGATTAACTTTTAGTCATGCAGAACCTTATCCTATTACATGTAAAACTACCTTGACTAACAACCTTTCCTACACATAACCATGTGCTGGTGACTTCTTGCATGAGAAAGTGTTCTGAAGTATTCCTATTTAAATCCCTGAAACCCAGGAACTCCTaagattaaatataaaaataatgaataagcaAGCTACTATCTCTGACTTTTTCACACCTGACAGATATCACAAAAACACCCTCAAAACCTGAAAAATCACAGTTTATGATATACTATGTCTGGTGCACAGCAAAAACAGCCAATAACAGTCTGTAGTTCTATTAGTTTTCTCCCTATAACTACTTAGAAACTTAAACTGAACTTTTGCTGTTTGAATACTGGGCAAAAGATTTACACAAACTCGAGCTTCCTGAACTTCAGTAATCTGCTAAAACTTTTTTCAGTAATTTGTAATTTAATAACTTAATGCACTGTAATAACGAATTAACTCCTACAGGTTTGCAGAAATCAGTACATATTGTCTAAggagaactattttttttttttgaagtaccATCATGTAGTTTAAATTAAACAGTAGGACTCAGAAGCACAAATTAAGAAATACCTGAATTTTGCTCCCTCTGTCTCCTTTTGCAGTTACGGTATATATTGGTACACAGAGAATGCCAATACTATACCTTCCCAAGTGTAGTACCTTCGATCCTTATGAAAAAATTCACTTCAGTAAACAAGCTAAAAAGCACATTTGTTatgaaaagacaaaagcaaaaaattaaaaactttatttGTTAACGTCAGGTATCTGTTTCTCCGTGGTAGAGCAGAAGGTCCTGAAGTCTGTTTTTGTTGTCTTAAGTACTCCAGCCCAAGAACTAATACCTGTAGCTGTTTGCCTCTGAAATAGTTTCCCTACTTGCTAGTGCAGGACAGGAAAGTCGTCAGTACAAGGATATAGTGTCCCTTTACACTTAACCTGCCCAACTGGCGGCTCTCCTAAAAGGGACAGTCCTTCACTCTCTCCTGTTTCTTATCCCAGTATGGTTTTGGTCCCTTCCTTGTGCTGGATCTAGCACTGCTGCAGCACTGCGGTGAGTCAGGACAGCTCTCTGATGCTATGGAACCCCCCCCCAACAACAACCACTCTCCCCTCAGTTTTCCATCACATGAAGAAGCTGAACCAACTCACTACGTGGCTAAATTCAACacaagggaagagaggggaggagagagcaggacaggAGGATTAACGCTGTCCCTTTCAAGTGCAGTCTTCAACAGAACAGATACAACATGAAATATTCTCCTAAGCAGTCTGTCCACGGCAGTCTATTGAGCATAAGGTGCTGCCAGAAACAGACATTTCAAGGCACTGTGTTACTGCAGAGTACTTTGCATGGCACATTCCCAAGCCCTCACAGAGCAGTCACTCCAACgattgcttaaaaataaacagcaagtgtTCTTCACGATCTGTTATCTAGCAAACAGCATACACCGCTGTAGGTCCCCAAGGACGCGTGCCCCAGCAGAAGCCTGGCGTTCACAGGAGGAAGGCCCACAGACTAGAACTGCAGGGACTCAGTTTCCTCCACACTGCTGTGAAGTGTCTCTGATATAAAAGATAGATTATTCAATTTAAGACCACCAAGAGGCAATTTATCATataagagagggagagaaagcaaacaagcaagcaagcaagcaagcaccCACtcatagtattttaaaataaaggtgcCATACTCAAGGCTTCCAATAGCTGTCTTTTTCCATATGAATTCTGATGcactttagaaaattaaaaatctttaaCCAAATGCAATATGTAAAGGCACAAAGAAAATATACTATTGAAACACATGCTATTGAAAAACAGATATgccaaagaagggaaaaaaaaaatcaagacagaaTTGTGCGAAACACATAACTACTAAAAACACAGATGTAGTGCGAGACAAACATGAGATTTAAATAGCTATGCATCACCTGACTGGTTAGGGGAGTGGCTCACCAAGTCCCGAATGGGAGGcatgcctaaaaaaaaaaagaaagaaaaaaaagaaaaaaaagaaaaaaaggcaagaaattaCAGAATTGTTACTTAAGTAAACTAGGTCTTTGAGAACAGTCCCCAAACCACTCATTACTTTTAAACCATTTATCATCAtctctttttcaggaaagatTTCTCTTGAAAGAGCCATCTCTCAGTCTTACTAATCGTGTCAGTGACAAGCAAGTTCTGAATCAACCCACCCACAGCTCTGAAAGATGGGAGAAGGGAAGATACATTGATATCAAATTTAATTCTAAGTACTGCATGCAGAAAATTAATTATTAACAATTTTGCTACTTTTACTAAGTGTTTCCACTACTAGTTAGTTTTTACACAtttgacattttaatttaaatcaattAATTTAAGATGTCCTTAATTTTGAAAGCTTAATTTATAGAGAAGAGAGTAAGAAGTTACGCTCATTAAAACCCAAACCAGTTAATTTCTGACTGTATTAACTGCAGAATTTTGAGGTCAGCCCTTCAACTTCAGCAAGTCCATGTCACTTCTTTGAACAGTATACGTCCCCTACTGGAAGTCATTATTTTGCTACTACATACAGCAAACAGAAATCACTGAATACAATCCAACTTGGATTTAACCTAACTGTGTTCATACTGAATGTCCATGCACCACTCTTTCATAGCTTCTTCCGCCTAAGTTTCCTACAGGTTGGATATGACATAAGATGTTGTAGAAGTTTCAAATACACAAATTTTAGAGTTGGATAcacttttcatttcctcctcccttccccctaaaataacccaggaaaaaaaaaaaagttacaagaaGAATCTTTCACTTCCAAAATCTCCTGTTTTAACATAGTTTTGCAGCTCCACTGAgtggagcaaaaagaaagtgagaCCCACGCAAGCCAAAGAAAGAATCCAAGTAACTCAGCCTGATGAAAGTCAGGAGTCTGACGGCTCGCTTGTCTTTTGTTCTGTCCCACAGTCACAATTACTGCTGGTAAATATTTTAGTTCACTATATGAATCATTTTATGGTAGAATAAACAGCTAACTCTTCTGGTGTGTTACAAAGGATAAAGGCAAACAAACATAAAGTAGCATTCAAGACTTTCCATATGAAGTTCACAGATGGGGGAAAATTTCAGGAAAGCAAACAACTGAATTTGGTAGGAAAATGTTCTGATAAAAAGCTACATAAGTGCAGATTTCTTAAAATAACCCTCCTGGTGCAATGAGACTGTATCTATTTTGTAAGTACTACATGACATGAGCTTCACTTCTAAGTTTTTATTGAAAAGATATGCCAAATgtgctaaaaacaaaaaaccaacaacacaGGACAACCCTTTTTGAGCTTCACTCCTGAACAAAATAGTAATTCTCAAAACAGAAGATCATTGTCCATAAGAGATAAAAGCAAAAAGGTTTCTGTTGTCAATTAATATAAAAAGATTCCCTAATACCAAAGATATAAAAGCTTACCGTGGCCAAGGTAATTAAAAGAGGCCTGTAAATACAGCAGTATTTGTGTTCTCTTGCCTTTACAAAGCACCTATCAAAAAGTTACAAGTACAGTAGCAACTCACAGATAGATCCTACTTAGGGATCGGTCAGAGTTATATTAACAGATAAAACAACTGGAGCCATTACTGATTTCAGCAATTTTCAATCAAATGTTTCAAGCTACAGTTTCTGTTTTAGCCCCCAAATATTGTGCTGAAAAACTCTAATGATGCATAAGCAGATGAACAACCCCTACCCCTGGGTAACCCAGAGTCAGAGGGGCACGCAGACAGCTCTCCCCTCTTCAGCCATTCACTTTTATTGTATTGCCACAAGTCTGCTGAAGTTCTTAGATGCTGAAAATTTGACAGATCTCAAAGCCAAAATTCAGACTTTTGACAGATCAATTCCAAAGACcataaaaattacttaaaaataataaagaactTCAGGATCTTGAAAGATACTCTGTTAAAGCATAAAATTTGTTAACTCAAAAGGCCTGCACATGGTCAGCCTTTCAAAATGAATGGACCTATAGATACATCAAATTGCATGACATCTTTAGTTTGAGATAACAACGACAGTACCTAAAAGTTGCCTTTGGTGGCTAAAATAGGAACTACGGAGAGCAAGCGTGTAAGACTAAGACAGGCAAATATTAATACTATTTACTTTCAGATTCAAAGGTCATCAAAAGATATTAAGTTACTCTTGCATGCTGCTGGACTATGGTCATCTCCACATTAATTTACAAGCAATTCATTAGACAAGATTATTGAAACCATTACAAAAATccagcactgaaaaaatattttcatttgcattatCACCTTACCTACATATCTCAAAGAATATTACAAGCAGTAACTCTCGAGATCTCTAAACCAGACATTGTTCCTGATTATACTAGAGGAAAAGTATCTTTAAATCATACAGGTACATGGCACAAAGAAATGCAACTGTGGCCCCCAACCCTATTCATCAATTTTGAC
This region of Dromaius novaehollandiae isolate bDroNov1 chromosome 14, bDroNov1.hap1, whole genome shotgun sequence genomic DNA includes:
- the TNRC6A gene encoding trinucleotide repeat-containing gene 6A protein isoform X5 — encoded protein: MEERKKRKEDKKKKEAAQKKAIEQKIKVPEQTKTSVSQPQPVTSNGTSTVTSTNNNAKRATANNQQQQTLPRYPPREVPPRFRHQEQKQLLKRGQQLPVIAANLGSTPKVLNGQSGGSTVTNKQPVTNGEVPNSSKKQPGMPPIRDLVSHSPNQSDLNHSGLGSHYENSHWGPVSSNSDSSTNWDKVIVDGSDKEAWPSITGSDPELTSECMDTDSASSSGSERNLVIMASGSTGGESDGIRNGIGHGSQNKFVVGSNSNNVGNGSINGPWGLSHGTLISTCQVSVDAPDSKSESSNNRMNAWGTINSSSNGGLNPSTLNSNGNHGAWPVLENNGHALKGSVGSGNSGTNIQCSTIGQISNNQSINSKVGGSAHGSWGSLQENCDSEVNGTRKVSFSGQPQNLNTEMNGPNNTTNFMTSSLPNSAGSVQINELPNNTGHGAWRVSTMNHSQIQASPVTNGTSISHLSNGEVKSGGSYGTTWGAYGSNYSGDKCSGPNSQANGDTVNATLMQPGISGPGSTNFQINGNKGGGVWEAGTVNSQNMPWGSGNGASAGGSRRGWGNPAQNTGTNISNGEWSKLPSNQHSNESVNGNSRKFTNGWKSTEEDDLNSQSSAASQITEQNSAWAKTGTGDSEGSTESTGCHEDRATTEGQTRERRKVDQHALLQSIVNRTDLDPRVLSNSGWGQTPIKQNTAWDTETSPRGERKTDNGTEAWGGSVTQTSSSGGCVDRPSPINNDTSSVSGWGDPKSATRWGDSKGSNSQGGWEEDSAATVMVKSNQSWGSGKEEKSSWNDAQKIKQGWADGQKASQGWAVSASESWGENSRNNHWGEAKKSSSGGSDSDRSVSGWNEPGKSNSVTWGGSSTNPNNSSGWDEPAKSNQNQGWGDPPKSNQPQGWGDSSKPINSPEWNKQDVGSWGAPSATSKPPGSGWLGGPMPTPAKEEEPTGWEEPSPESIRRKMEIDDGTSAWGDPSKYNYKNVNMWNKNVPNSSSSSDQQAQVHQQLLSSSAMSSKESSSGSGWGEPSTPATTVDNGTSAWGKPMDTGTSWGEPISDAAGTSGWGNASLGQQASNKPGPKSMQDSWCGDDMPLTGSRQTSWEEEEDVEIGMWNSSSSQEANPSLNWPPYMKKMPTKGIMKGGNKQDETWINPFIKQFTNLSFSRESPEETIQSNKMDMSGGILQDKRMEMDKHGLNVGDYNRVVGKGPGSRPQISKESSMDRGPYFDKNGNPSMFGVGNIAAQPRSMQQPPAQPLNSSQPNPRAQVPPPLLSPQVPVSLLKYAPNNGGLSPLFGPQQVAMLNQLSQLNQLSQISQLQRLLAQQQKAQNQRSMPSGGRQQQEQQGRSLSMQQQMMQQSRQLDPNLLMKQQTPPSQQQSLHQPTMKSFLENVIPHATPELQKGPSPINAFSSFPLGMNSNLNVNMDMNSIKEPQSRLRKWTTVDSISVNTSLDQNSSKHGAISSGFRLEESPFVPYDFMNSSNSPASPPGSIGDGWPRAKSPNGSSSVNWPPEFRPGEPWKGYPNIDPETDPYVTPGSVINNLSINTVREVDHLRDRNSGSSSSLNTTLPSTSAWSSIRASNYNVSLSSTAQSTSVARNSDSKSTWSPGSVTNTSLAHELWKVPLPPKSITAPSRPPPGLTGQKPPLSTWDNSLRLGGGWGNSDARYTPGSSWGESSSGRITNWLVLKNLTPQIDGSTLRTLCMQHGPLITFHLNLPHGNALVRYSSKEEVVKAQKSLHMCVLGNTTILAEFASEEEISRFFAQGQSLTPSPGWQSLGSSQNRLGSIDGSHSFSNRNDLNHWNGAGLSGTSSGDLHGTSLWGSPNYSTSLWGAPSSSDTRGISSPSPINAFLSVDHLGGGGESM
- the TNRC6A gene encoding trinucleotide repeat-containing gene 6A protein isoform X7; the encoded protein is MRELEAKATKEVERKLSRAFLPHLCGTERRDLVQEEEEQLMEERKKRKEDKKKKEAAQKKAIEQKIKDLNHSGLGSHYENSHWGPVSSNSDSSTNWDKVIVDGSDKEAWPSITGSDPELTSECMDTDSASSSGSERNLVIMASGSTGGESDGIRNGIGHGSQNKFVVGSNSNNVGNGSINGPWGLSHGTLISTCQVSVDAPDSKSESSNNRMNAWGTINSSSNGGLNPSTLNSNGNHGAWPVLENNGHALKGSVGSGNSGTNIQCSTIGQISNNQSINSKVGGSAHGSWGSLQENCDSEVNGTRKVSFSGQPQNLNTEMNGPNNTTNFMTSSLPNSAGSVQINELPNNTGHGAWRVSTMNHSQIQASPVTNGTSISHLSNGEVKSGGSYGTTWGAYGSNYSGDKCSGPNSQANGDTVNATLMQPGISGPGSTNFQINGNKGGGVWEAGTVNSQNMPWGSGNGASAGGSRRGWGNPAQNTGTNISNGEWSKLPSNQHSNESVNGNSRKFTNGWKSTEEDDLNSQSSAASQITEQNSAWAKTGTGDSEGSTESTGCHEDRATTEGQTRERRKVDQHALLQSIVNRTDLDPRVLSNSGWGQTPIKQNTAWDTETSPRGERKTDNGTEAWGGSVTQTSSSGGCVDRPSPINNDTSSVSGWGDPKSATRWGDSKGSNSQGGWEEDSAATVMVKSNQSWGSGKEEKSSWNDAQKIKQGWADGQKASQGWAVSASESWGENSRNNHWGEAKKSSSGGSDSDRSVSGWNEPGKSNSVTWGGSSTNPNNSSGWDEPAKSNQNQGWGDPPKSNQPQGWGDSSKPINSPEWNKQDVGSWGAPSATSKPPGSGWLGGPMPTPAKEEEPTGWEEPSPESIRRKMEIDDGTSAWGDPSKYNYKNVNMWNKNVPNSSSSSDQQAQVHQQLLSSSAMSSKESSSGSGWGEPSTPATTVDNGTSAWGKPMDTGTSWGEPISDAAGTSGWGNASLGQQASNKPGPKSMQDSWCGDDMPLTGSRQTSWEEEEDVEIGMWNSSSSQEANPSLNWPPYMKKMPTKGIMKGGNKQDETWINPFIKQFTNLSFSRESPEETIQSNKMDMSGGILQDKRMEMDKHGLNVGDYNRVVGKGPGSRPQISKESSMDRGPYFDKNGNPSMFGVGNIAAQPRSMQQPPAQPLNSSQPNPRAQVPPPLLSPQVPVSLLKYAPNNGGLSPLFGPQQVAMLNQLSQLNQLSQISQLQRLLAQQQKAQNQRSMPSGGRQQQEQQGRSLSMQQQMMQQSRQLDPNLLMKQQTPPSQQQSLHQPTMKSFLENVIPHATPELQKGPSPINAFSSFPLGMNSNLNVNMDMNSIKEPQSRLRKWTTVDSISVNTSLDQNSSKHGAISSGFRLEESPFVPYDFMNSSNSPASPPGSIGDGWPRAKSPNGSSSVNWPPEFRPGEPWKGYPNIDPETDPYVTPGSVINNLSINTVREVDHLRDRNSGSSSSLNTTLPSTSAWSSIRASNYNVSLSSTAQSTSVARNSDSKSTWSPGSVTNTSLAHELWKVPLPPKSITAPSRPPPGLTGQKPPLSTWDNSLRLGGGWGNSDARYTPGSSWGESSSGRITNWLVLKNLTPQIDGSTLRTLCMQHGPLITFHLNLPHGNALVRYSSKEEVVKAQKSLHMCVLGNTTILAEFASEEEISRFFAQGQSLTPSPGWQSLGSSQNRLGSIDGSHSFSNRNDLNHWNGAGLSGTSSGDLHGTSLWGSPNYSTSLWGAPSSSDTRGISSPSPINAFLSVDHLGGGGESM